The following proteins are co-located in the uncultured Propionivibrio sp. genome:
- a CDS encoding sensor histidine kinase, with the protein MSPNNRRRWFRSLKSRLVLWILLPTALLLLIDIAVIYRNSESIATSVQKVLLHGSAEIISDQLFYDEGTYDISIPPAAFELFKSRHRDHVYYAVHSQKGTLIAGGDELPPYPNRTEIEEPIYFMTRIDGEPVRVIVFAHALTNAPSDEFAITQVAQTLRGHDEFRDGLILSTVRGHLLVLSITVVALFIALRWTLQPLMRFSHMLAQRSPGSLDILDERTAPTELQPVIHALNGYAEKLRHTLLSYEKFVSNTAHHLRTSFAIMASQIDFARRNGDNPQSQADTLESIRKTMGESSKLINQLLVLASVEQNRRDRSTEAPVRLSEIIAQVIEQMAPLAQQKGIELGVDDFDESLSVSAEPHLLLEIFSNLISNAVQHMGKPGSVTVSLRRDGDRAHVIIADDGIGVPLEMQARIFERFFRIDPGHANGTGLGLAIVQEICDVLDGTVSASTPSDGTGLQFDLLFPLSSGPA; encoded by the coding sequence ATGTCGCCGAATAATCGACGCCGCTGGTTCCGCAGCCTCAAGAGCCGCCTGGTCCTGTGGATACTGCTGCCAACCGCCCTGCTCCTGCTGATCGATATCGCGGTCATCTACCGTAATTCCGAGAGCATTGCCACCTCGGTACAGAAGGTCCTCCTGCACGGTTCCGCCGAAATCATCTCGGACCAGCTCTTCTACGATGAAGGAACCTACGACATCAGCATCCCACCGGCCGCTTTCGAGCTGTTCAAGAGCCGCCACCGGGACCATGTGTATTACGCGGTGCACAGCCAGAAAGGGACGCTCATCGCCGGCGGCGACGAGCTTCCGCCCTACCCCAACCGGACTGAAATTGAAGAACCCATCTATTTCATGACCCGCATCGACGGAGAACCGGTACGCGTGATTGTCTTCGCTCACGCACTGACAAACGCCCCCTCGGATGAATTTGCCATCACCCAGGTCGCCCAGACGCTGCGCGGCCATGACGAATTCCGCGACGGTCTCATCCTGTCGACCGTGCGTGGACACCTGCTGGTCCTGTCAATCACCGTCGTCGCCCTCTTCATCGCCTTGCGCTGGACACTCCAGCCGCTCATGCGTTTCAGCCACATGCTGGCGCAACGCAGCCCGGGATCGCTTGACATCCTTGACGAGCGCACCGCCCCGACCGAACTGCAACCGGTCATCCACGCACTCAACGGCTATGCCGAAAAGCTGCGGCACACGCTGTTGTCCTACGAAAAATTCGTTTCCAACACGGCGCACCACCTGCGCACTTCGTTCGCCATCATGGCGTCACAGATCGACTTCGCCAGACGCAATGGCGACAACCCGCAGAGCCAGGCAGACACGCTTGAGTCGATTCGAAAAACGATGGGGGAAAGCAGCAAGCTGATCAACCAATTGCTCGTTCTCGCCTCGGTCGAGCAAAACCGGCGTGACCGCTCAACCGAGGCGCCGGTTCGCCTGTCGGAGATCATCGCCCAGGTTATCGAGCAGATGGCACCGCTCGCCCAGCAAAAGGGTATCGAACTGGGCGTCGACGATTTTGACGAATCGCTTTCCGTCTCGGCCGAACCGCACCTCCTCCTGGAAATTTTCTCGAACCTGATCAGCAATGCCGTCCAGCACATGGGCAAGCCCGGCAGCGTCACCGTCTCGCTGCGCCGCGACGGCGACCGCGCTCACGTCATCATTGCCGACGATGGCATCGGCGTACCGCTGGAAATGCAGGCCAGGATCTTCGAACGCTTCTTCCGGATCGACCCCGGGCACGCCAACGGGACCGGACTGGGACTCGCGATCGTCCAGGAAATTTGCGACGTGCTCGACGGAACGGTCAGTGCATCGACGCCGTCCGATGGCACTGGACTGCAATTCGACCTACTCTTTCCTTTGTCATCGGGACCAGCATGA
- the ppdK gene encoding pyruvate, phosphate dikinase, which yields MANKLIYVFGASQTDGAADMKNTLGGKGANLAEMCRLGISVPPGFTIATDACTIYTEQGQDAVRKVIEAEVKQGVAFVEKEMGKTFGDANDPLLVSVRSGSRASMPGMMDTILNLGLNDEAVVGLAKKSGNERFAWDSYRRFIQMYGDVVMGLKPEKKEDHDPFEEIIDEIKAKKGVELDTELSVDDLKHMVAEFKALVKNRLGREFPNDPWEQLWGSVMAVFQSWNNDRAVLYRKMNDIPDSWGTAVNVQSMVFGNLGDNSGTGVAFTRDAATGEDMFNGEFLINAQGEDVVAGIRTPQQITLEGSRRWAVLAQVSEEERKSKYPSLEEVMPAIYEQLVKTETALENHYKDMQDIEFTIQENKLWMLQTRSAKRTGAALVRTSIEMLQQGMIDEKTALQRVGADRLNELLHPVFDGAAIKKAKSIANGLPASPGAATGQIVFFADEAEEWVAQGKDVILVRQETSPEDLRGMAVAQGILTARGGMTSHAAVVARGMGKCCVSGAGAVRVDPKARTMTVGGVVYKEGDWISLDGSKGQVYAGKIDTKDADLSGDFGKLMELADKYKRLAIRANADTPEDARVARNFGAVGIGLCRTEHMFFEGDRIKAVREMILAHDVAGRRKALEKLLPMQRGDFEGIYKAMDGLPVTVRLLDPPLHEFLPHDEAAQREMAKEMGLSYEEIKHRVDDLHEANPMMGHRGCRLGITYPEITEMQARAIIEAALNAKAQGITPKVEIMVPLVGTLREFNLQAKLIRATAEAVFAERNATIDYLLGTMIETPRGALVADAIAKEAEFFSFGTNDLTQMTLGFSRDDIGKFLPCYLDEGVYEVDPFQSIDQTGVGQLVQAAADKGRATRTGIKLGVCGEHGGDPASIGFFNKVGLDYVSCSPFRVPIARLAAAQAAINE from the coding sequence ATGGCAAATAAGCTAATTTACGTTTTTGGAGCATCGCAGACAGACGGTGCCGCGGACATGAAGAACACGCTCGGTGGCAAGGGTGCGAACCTCGCCGAGATGTGCCGCCTGGGGATTTCGGTGCCGCCTGGATTTACCATCGCGACCGATGCCTGCACGATCTACACCGAACAGGGTCAGGATGCCGTGCGCAAGGTCATCGAAGCCGAAGTCAAGCAGGGCGTGGCTTTTGTCGAGAAGGAAATGGGCAAGACCTTCGGTGATGCCAACGATCCGCTGCTCGTTTCGGTTCGCTCCGGTTCGCGCGCTTCGATGCCGGGCATGATGGACACCATCCTGAACCTGGGCCTGAACGACGAAGCCGTCGTCGGCCTGGCCAAGAAGTCGGGTAACGAACGCTTCGCCTGGGATTCGTATCGTCGCTTCATCCAGATGTACGGTGACGTTGTCATGGGCCTCAAGCCCGAGAAGAAGGAAGACCACGACCCGTTCGAGGAAATCATCGACGAGATCAAGGCGAAGAAGGGTGTCGAGCTTGACACGGAGCTTTCCGTCGACGACCTCAAGCACATGGTTGCCGAATTCAAGGCGCTGGTGAAGAACCGCCTCGGCCGCGAATTCCCGAACGATCCGTGGGAACAACTGTGGGGATCGGTCATGGCCGTTTTCCAAAGCTGGAACAACGATCGTGCCGTGCTCTATCGCAAGATGAACGATATTCCCGATTCCTGGGGTACCGCCGTCAACGTCCAGTCGATGGTCTTCGGCAACCTCGGCGACAACAGCGGCACCGGTGTGGCCTTCACCCGCGATGCGGCGACCGGCGAAGACATGTTCAACGGTGAATTCCTGATCAATGCGCAGGGCGAAGATGTCGTTGCCGGCATCCGTACGCCGCAGCAGATCACGCTCGAAGGTTCGCGCCGCTGGGCCGTTCTCGCGCAGGTCAGCGAAGAAGAGCGCAAGAGCAAGTACCCGTCGCTTGAAGAAGTGATGCCGGCGATCTACGAGCAACTCGTCAAAACCGAGACCGCGCTGGAAAATCACTACAAGGACATGCAGGACATCGAGTTCACCATCCAGGAAAACAAGCTCTGGATGCTGCAGACACGTTCGGCCAAGCGCACCGGCGCTGCCCTCGTGCGCACCTCGATCGAAATGCTGCAGCAGGGCATGATCGACGAAAAGACCGCGCTGCAACGCGTCGGTGCCGATCGTCTGAACGAGCTCCTGCACCCGGTGTTCGACGGTGCCGCGATCAAGAAGGCGAAGTCGATCGCCAACGGCCTGCCGGCTTCGCCGGGCGCCGCGACCGGCCAGATCGTGTTCTTCGCTGACGAAGCGGAAGAATGGGTCGCGCAAGGCAAGGACGTCATCCTGGTCCGCCAGGAAACCTCGCCGGAAGACCTGCGCGGCATGGCCGTCGCCCAGGGCATCCTGACCGCCCGTGGCGGCATGACCTCGCACGCGGCGGTGGTTGCCCGCGGCATGGGCAAGTGCTGCGTCTCCGGTGCCGGCGCCGTTCGCGTCGATCCGAAGGCTCGTACGATGACGGTCGGTGGCGTGGTCTACAAGGAAGGCGACTGGATCTCCCTCGACGGTTCGAAGGGCCAGGTCTACGCCGGCAAGATCGACACCAAGGACGCCGATCTGTCGGGTGACTTCGGCAAGCTGATGGAACTCGCCGACAAGTACAAGCGCCTGGCCATTCGTGCCAACGCCGATACGCCGGAAGATGCCCGTGTGGCACGCAACTTCGGTGCCGTCGGTATCGGCCTGTGCCGTACCGAGCACATGTTCTTCGAAGGCGACCGCATCAAGGCTGTCCGCGAAATGATTCTGGCGCACGATGTCGCCGGTCGTCGCAAGGCCCTCGAGAAGCTGCTGCCGATGCAGCGTGGCGACTTCGAAGGCATTTACAAAGCGATGGACGGCCTGCCTGTTACGGTTCGTCTGCTCGATCCGCCGCTGCACGAGTTCCTGCCGCACGACGAAGCCGCTCAGCGCGAGATGGCCAAGGAAATGGGCCTCAGCTACGAAGAGATCAAGCATCGCGTCGATGACCTGCACGAAGCCAACCCGATGATGGGCCACCGCGGCTGCCGCCTCGGTATTACCTATCCGGAAATCACCGAAATGCAGGCGCGCGCGATCATTGAAGCGGCGCTCAACGCCAAGGCCCAGGGCATTACGCCGAAGGTCGAGATCATGGTTCCGCTGGTCGGCACGCTGCGTGAATTCAACCTGCAGGCCAAGCTCATCCGTGCGACGGCCGAGGCTGTGTTCGCCGAGCGCAACGCGACCATCGATTACCTGCTCGGTACGATGATCGAAACGCCGCGCGGCGCGCTGGTGGCGGATGCCATCGCCAAGGAAGCCGAGTTCTTCTCGTTCGGTACCAACGACCTGACGCAGATGACGCTGGGCTTCTCGCGTGATGACATCGGCAAGTTCCTGCCGTGCTACCTCGACGAAGGCGTCTACGAAGTCGATCCGTTCCAGTCGATCGATCAGACCGGTGTCGGCCAACTCGTCCAGGCGGCTGCCGACAAGGGTCGTGCGACCCGCACGGGCATCAAGCTCGGCGTCTGCGGTGAGCACGGTGGCGATCCGGCCTCGATCGGCTTCTTCAACAAGGTGGGCCTCGACTACGTCAGCTGCTCGCCGTTCCGTGTGCCGATCGCTCGTCTGGCTGCTGCTCAGGCTGCAATCAACGAGTAA
- a CDS encoding FadR/GntR family transcriptional regulator, with amino-acid sequence MPIVSIDNRRLYRQISDQICRLIDSGEYKPGERLPAERILAEQLNVSRPTVREALIALEVEGRVEIRGGAGVFVLDNKEIRSESTSTSSAAVPMPGPFEVLFARDLIEPDVAALAAKNATAGQIAELSQAMGDMVCCSASDPRRLEFDRNFHFAMAAASGNTALLLAIQALWAPREQVVYIRLEDHFHNEQVWQRSILEHREILEAVKRNDPKAARTAMHRHLKNARLRFASNWRQE; translated from the coding sequence ATGCCAATCGTATCGATCGACAACCGCCGCCTCTATCGCCAAATATCTGACCAAATTTGCCGGCTGATCGACTCAGGCGAATACAAACCCGGCGAGCGCCTGCCGGCCGAACGTATTCTGGCGGAGCAACTCAACGTCAGCCGACCCACCGTGCGTGAAGCGCTGATCGCACTCGAAGTCGAAGGCCGCGTCGAAATCCGCGGCGGCGCCGGCGTGTTCGTGCTCGACAACAAGGAAATCCGCAGCGAGTCGACATCGACAAGCAGCGCTGCCGTCCCGATGCCCGGACCGTTCGAAGTGCTCTTCGCCCGCGACCTGATCGAACCCGACGTCGCCGCCCTGGCTGCGAAGAACGCCACAGCGGGACAGATCGCCGAACTCTCGCAGGCCATGGGAGACATGGTGTGCTGCTCGGCATCGGATCCGCGACGCCTCGAATTCGATCGTAATTTCCACTTCGCGATGGCCGCTGCCTCGGGCAACACCGCACTCCTGCTCGCCATCCAGGCACTGTGGGCGCCGCGGGAACAAGTGGTCTACATTCGCCTTGAAGACCATTTCCATAACGAGCAGGTCTGGCAGCGCTCGATTCTCGAACACCGGGAAATCCTTGAAGCGGTCAAGCGTAACGACCCGAAAGCCGCGCGCACAGCCATGCACCGGCACCTCAAGAACGCCCGTCTGCGTTTCGCCTCCAACTGGCGCCAGGAATAG
- a CDS encoding EAL domain-containing protein has protein sequence MQFLRRLIGNLSVSRKLVLIYVLDLSAVLFVSTILINEKYIAINFARKELAGTAYVGVLRDALIPVVIEGMPGGTAAALPAIRAAETRFGGSLGSADVAERLAGRVETVLNGSQEAKAALTAMTSALQGLVTRIGNQSNLILDPDLDSYYTMSLLIIRFPELFDVILRVDDKAEAVARASSASLRQQRQVEYLIVEGQLDALTRGIVSDYEEAIAAGQPMLAEALNPSKAALLGAIETLRQSTRQLALTSTSLPSLSGARDIALRTLFSAWTDVGNTLDTLLKTRIDSLFSRMWWHLGTAGALLALILSVVYFVARMIVVPIRRLSEVADDVSGSGDYRLRAHWTSGDELGRLVKSFNLMLEKLDRSRRVEQELAASARAAEAQRELLEAIPIPLMVTAIPHHEILHTNQWALGWLQDSARDPWLKSLDSSRRVRFFQQLSDHGVVSEFEVLWNDGKKAHWALLSARRLRYQNHDAVLTAFTPISQIKQMEARLELWAKVFEASSESIMVTNAERRIVTVNRAFCRSTAYDSTEVLGETPECLRSDHHSDAFFDQLWSTAMVRGSWQGEVWLRRKTGENFPVWAVINAVRDKDGEITHFVIAALDITERKEHEKRISHLAHHDPLTDLPNRALCLDHLNKAMQQAERSGKHVGVLFIDLDRFKNINDSLGHHIGDGLLRSVAQRLLDAVRAGDTVSRIGGDEFVIIFHAIAGRDEIEHIVNKRMIPAVRRPHDVDGAELVVSCSVGVAVYPEDGGDVDTLMRNADAAMYQAKFVGRNNAQFFTAEMNRHARERGELEQDLRDVIDRGELQLVYQPRIDARTSRMVGVEALLRWNHPVHGRISPSRFIPIAEESGHIIAIGYWVFAEACRQQVRWREQGFGDIFISVNLSACQFRDQQLIESLRSALEEQGADPAFMELELTETLLMEDMENTIRILHGIKALGVSLAVDDFGTGYSSLNYLYRFPIDKLKIDRSFVGDMLDDPKDLAITQAIIGLGHTLGLRVVAEGVEEVEQGVALAASGCDELQGYYFSVPVPPGEVFSNVMNRLPRRAMQAVDA, from the coding sequence ATGCAATTTCTACGTCGTCTTATCGGGAACCTGAGCGTCAGCCGAAAGCTGGTCCTGATCTATGTGCTGGATTTGTCGGCGGTGTTGTTCGTGTCGACGATCCTGATCAACGAGAAATACATTGCCATCAATTTTGCCCGCAAGGAGTTGGCGGGGACTGCTTACGTTGGTGTCTTGCGTGATGCGTTGATCCCGGTTGTCATTGAGGGTATGCCCGGCGGGACGGCGGCAGCTCTGCCCGCGATTCGCGCGGCCGAGACGCGCTTCGGCGGATCCTTGGGCTCGGCTGATGTGGCGGAGCGCCTGGCAGGCCGGGTCGAGACGGTGCTCAACGGCTCGCAGGAAGCCAAGGCGGCACTTACCGCGATGACTTCGGCATTGCAGGGGCTGGTAACGCGCATCGGCAACCAGTCGAACCTGATCCTTGATCCCGATCTCGACAGTTACTATACGATGTCCTTGCTGATCATCCGTTTTCCGGAATTGTTCGACGTCATCCTCCGCGTTGACGACAAGGCCGAAGCGGTGGCTCGGGCGTCGTCGGCTTCGCTGCGGCAGCAACGTCAGGTCGAATATCTGATCGTCGAGGGGCAACTCGATGCCCTGACGCGCGGTATTGTTTCCGATTATGAAGAAGCCATTGCCGCGGGCCAGCCGATGCTGGCGGAGGCGTTGAATCCGTCGAAGGCGGCCTTGCTCGGCGCGATCGAGACCTTGCGACAATCGACACGACAGTTGGCGCTGACGTCCACATCGTTGCCCTCGCTTTCAGGCGCGCGGGACATTGCGTTGAGGACGTTGTTTTCGGCGTGGACCGACGTTGGCAATACGCTCGATACATTGCTCAAAACGCGCATCGATTCGCTGTTTTCACGCATGTGGTGGCATCTCGGGACGGCCGGTGCCTTGCTGGCGCTGATTCTGAGCGTGGTGTATTTCGTCGCGCGCATGATCGTTGTGCCGATCCGGCGCTTGTCCGAAGTGGCCGACGATGTCAGCGGGTCGGGCGATTACCGTTTGCGGGCGCACTGGACGTCGGGCGATGAACTGGGGCGCTTGGTCAAGTCCTTCAACCTGATGCTGGAAAAACTCGATCGCTCCCGTCGTGTCGAGCAGGAGCTGGCGGCCAGCGCCCGTGCGGCGGAGGCGCAGCGTGAGTTGCTCGAAGCCATTCCGATCCCGCTGATGGTGACGGCCATTCCGCATCACGAAATCCTGCATACCAACCAGTGGGCGCTCGGGTGGCTACAGGACAGCGCGCGCGATCCGTGGTTGAAGAGCCTGGATTCGTCGCGTCGTGTCCGCTTCTTTCAGCAGTTATCGGATCACGGTGTCGTCAGCGAGTTCGAGGTGCTCTGGAACGACGGCAAGAAGGCGCACTGGGCGCTACTCTCGGCGCGGCGCCTGCGTTATCAGAATCATGACGCCGTATTGACCGCGTTTACACCGATCAGTCAGATCAAACAGATGGAGGCGCGGCTGGAGTTGTGGGCCAAGGTATTCGAGGCATCGTCGGAGAGCATCATGGTGACGAATGCCGAGCGTCGGATCGTCACCGTCAACCGGGCTTTCTGTCGCAGCACCGCGTACGATTCGACTGAAGTGCTCGGCGAGACGCCTGAGTGCCTGCGGTCGGATCATCATTCGGACGCCTTCTTCGATCAGTTGTGGAGCACCGCGATGGTCCGGGGGTCGTGGCAGGGCGAGGTCTGGCTGCGGCGCAAGACCGGCGAAAATTTTCCTGTCTGGGCGGTCATCAATGCGGTCCGCGACAAGGACGGGGAAATCACCCATTTCGTCATCGCCGCGCTGGATATCACGGAACGCAAGGAGCATGAGAAACGCATCAGCCATCTCGCGCACCATGATCCCCTGACCGATCTGCCCAATCGCGCGCTTTGTCTCGATCACCTGAACAAGGCGATGCAGCAGGCCGAGCGTAGCGGCAAGCATGTCGGTGTCCTGTTCATCGATCTCGATCGATTCAAGAATATAAACGACTCTCTCGGACATCATATTGGCGACGGCTTGCTGCGTTCGGTGGCGCAACGTCTGCTCGACGCGGTACGTGCTGGCGATACCGTCAGCCGCATCGGTGGTGACGAATTCGTGATCATCTTCCATGCCATTGCCGGTCGTGACGAAATCGAGCATATCGTCAATAAGCGGATGATTCCGGCCGTTCGCCGGCCGCATGACGTCGATGGTGCCGAGCTTGTGGTGTCGTGCAGCGTCGGTGTCGCGGTTTATCCAGAGGATGGTGGCGATGTCGACACGCTGATGCGCAATGCCGATGCGGCGATGTATCAGGCCAAGTTCGTCGGTCGCAACAACGCGCAGTTCTTTACTGCGGAGATGAACCGGCATGCCCGGGAGCGGGGTGAGCTCGAACAGGATCTGCGTGACGTCATCGATCGTGGCGAACTTCAGTTGGTCTATCAGCCGCGGATCGATGCGCGGACTTCGCGCATGGTCGGTGTGGAGGCCTTGCTACGCTGGAATCATCCGGTCCACGGGCGGATATCGCCGTCGCGGTTCATTCCCATCGCCGAGGAAAGCGGGCACATCATTGCCATCGGCTATTGGGTCTTCGCCGAAGCCTGTCGTCAGCAAGTCCGCTGGCGCGAGCAAGGGTTCGGCGATATCTTCATTTCGGTGAATCTGTCCGCGTGCCAGTTTCGTGATCAGCAGTTGATTGAATCCCTTCGCTCGGCGCTTGAGGAACAGGGCGCAGATCCCGCATTCATGGAACTGGAACTGACCGAAACCTTGCTGATGGAAGACATGGAAAATACCATTCGCATCTTGCACGGGATCAAGGCCTTGGGTGTCTCTCTGGCGGTCGATGATTTCGGCACGGGCTATTCGAGCCTCAATTATCTCTACCGCTTTCCGATCGACAAGCTGAAGATCGATCGCTCGTTCGTTGGTGACATGCTCGATGATCCCAAGGATCTGGCGATCACGCAGGCGATCATCGGTCTCGGACACACGCTGGGCTTGCGGGTCGTCGCCGAAGGGGTGGAGGAGGTCGAGCAGGGCGTGGCGCTGGCGGCGTCGGGCTGCGACGAACTGCAGGGCTACTATTTCAGCGTACCGGTTCCGCCCGGCGAGGTTTTCTCGAATGTCATGAACAGGCTGCCGCGGCGCGCCATGCAGGCGGTGGACGCCTGA
- a CDS encoding response regulator transcription factor encodes MKLLLVEDNRDLSSWLTKLLQQSGYVVEQAFTGEEAAQFLLTQSYDAILLDLMLPGINGQSLLKSLRNANNNVPVLIISAQDKMQNIIDNLNLGADDYLAKPFDIQELEARLRSLLRRSSGKANPVISCGELQFDTNSRQFSCAGKTLSLTPREHAVLELLIRVPGKTVSKKELADSLSTLDELVTANALEIYIVRLRKKLEHSGAQIITLRGLGYMLTHVAE; translated from the coding sequence ATGAAACTCTTACTCGTCGAGGATAATCGGGACCTCTCGTCCTGGCTGACCAAGCTGCTGCAGCAGTCAGGCTACGTCGTCGAGCAAGCCTTCACCGGAGAAGAAGCGGCGCAGTTCCTGCTCACCCAATCCTATGACGCCATTCTTCTCGATCTGATGCTTCCGGGCATTAACGGACAAAGCCTGCTCAAGAGCCTGCGCAATGCAAACAACAATGTGCCGGTTCTGATCATCAGCGCGCAGGACAAGATGCAGAACATCATCGACAACCTCAACCTGGGCGCCGACGACTACCTCGCAAAACCTTTCGACATTCAGGAACTTGAGGCCCGGCTGCGCTCGCTGCTGCGCCGTTCGAGCGGAAAAGCCAATCCGGTCATCAGTTGCGGCGAACTCCAGTTCGACACGAATTCGCGACAATTCAGTTGCGCCGGCAAGACACTTTCGCTGACGCCGCGCGAACACGCCGTGCTCGAATTGCTGATCCGCGTTCCGGGAAAAACCGTTTCCAAGAAAGAACTCGCCGACAGCCTGAGCACGCTCGACGAACTCGTCACCGCCAACGCACTCGAAATCTACATCGTCCGCCTGCGCAAGAAACTCGAACACAGCGGCGCCCAGATCATCACGCTGCGTGGCCTCGGATACATGCTGACTCATGTCGCCGAATAA
- a CDS encoding MlaD family protein has product MENRAHALFAGIFTLLLGVSAVLALWWFGGKSEDTRSYLVVATKNVTGLNAQAQVRYRGVRVGRVEQIDLDSSDIRSTLIRIRIRADIPVTEGTIAKLGFQGVTGIAHVQLEDAGTQPRALAGINGGLPRIPMRDSFVQELAETGAETLHNVRDIVVGINQLLSPDNRQSIARTLANVEAATAQTRAMSEQLRVLLSSENIRHLQATLQSAERAADQVGPLFTETRALVAGLREVSEKVDRLIGDPVAGASGALVPGVNELTGELTTTSRQLNRVLQVLEESPQSLLFGGRRLVPGPGETGFVAPAERKESQ; this is encoded by the coding sequence ATGGAAAATCGTGCGCATGCGCTGTTTGCCGGAATATTCACGCTTCTGCTGGGTGTGTCGGCGGTATTGGCGCTCTGGTGGTTCGGTGGCAAGAGCGAGGATACGCGCAGCTACCTCGTCGTTGCGACAAAGAATGTGACCGGTCTCAATGCGCAGGCCCAGGTGCGTTACCGCGGTGTCCGCGTCGGTCGCGTCGAGCAGATCGATCTCGACAGTTCGGACATCCGTTCGACACTCATCCGCATTCGTATCCGGGCCGACATCCCCGTCACCGAGGGGACCATCGCCAAGCTTGGCTTCCAGGGCGTGACCGGCATCGCCCATGTGCAGCTCGAAGATGCCGGTACGCAGCCGCGTGCGTTGGCGGGCATCAACGGCGGCCTGCCACGTATTCCGATGCGCGATTCCTTCGTCCAGGAGCTCGCGGAAACCGGTGCCGAGACCTTGCATAATGTCCGTGACATCGTGGTTGGCATCAACCAGCTCCTGAGTCCTGACAACCGCCAGTCGATCGCCCGGACGCTGGCCAATGTCGAAGCGGCGACAGCGCAGACACGGGCCATGTCGGAGCAACTGCGTGTTTTGCTTTCGTCCGAGAATATCCGGCATTTGCAGGCGACCTTGCAGAGTGCCGAACGCGCGGCCGATCAGGTCGGGCCGCTGTTTACCGAAACGCGGGCATTGGTGGCCGGTCTGCGCGAGGTCAGTGAAAAGGTTGATCGCTTGATTGGCGATCCGGTGGCCGGTGCCTCAGGCGCGCTCGTGCCGGGCGTCAATGAACTGACCGGCGAACTGACGACGACGTCCCGGCAATTGAACCGCGTGCTGCAGGTGCTGGAAGAATCGCCGCAGAGTCTGCTCTTCGGCGGACGGCGGTTGGTGCCGGGGCCGGGTGAAACCGGGTTTGTCGCGCCGGCCGAACGAAAGGAATCGCAATGA
- a CDS encoding ABC transporter substrate-binding protein yields the protein MGKTFSAIVIRLAVFLATGVGAMPATAADKITIIVSSIEKQIYLPAKLAEQLGYLKQTGLDIELRSVPAGANAEKEMLLGLAQGVIGFYDHTIHLQARGKLVQSVIQFSQAPGEVVLVSKASAKRIQSPADFKGKTLGVTALGSSTHFLMHFLANNAGVKSSDFATLPVGAGEKFIAALRQGKIDAGMTTEPTLSRLTAYGDASILVDLRSVASTETVLGGTYPGACLYMPKAWVDKNRDAVQKIVTAFVKTLRYIDTHEAREIAEKMPPEYYGEEKLLYIEALKAGKSMFTADGMMPENGPPTVLRILREFDKAVQGKPINLANTYTSEFVKAARQALPE from the coding sequence ATGGGCAAGACATTTAGCGCAATTGTCATACGCCTGGCCGTTTTCCTCGCGACCGGCGTCGGTGCCATGCCGGCTACCGCGGCCGACAAGATCACGATCATCGTCAGCAGTATCGAGAAACAGATCTACCTGCCGGCCAAGCTCGCCGAACAGCTCGGCTATCTCAAGCAAACCGGTCTGGACATCGAACTTCGCAGCGTCCCGGCAGGCGCTAACGCAGAGAAGGAAATGCTTCTCGGCCTCGCCCAGGGGGTCATCGGGTTTTACGACCACACGATCCATCTGCAGGCCCGAGGAAAACTCGTTCAGTCGGTGATTCAATTCAGCCAGGCTCCGGGCGAAGTCGTCCTGGTTTCCAAGGCATCGGCGAAACGCATCCAGTCACCGGCGGACTTCAAGGGGAAAACGCTCGGCGTCACCGCCCTTGGCTCTTCAACCCACTTCCTCATGCACTTCCTTGCCAACAATGCAGGCGTCAAGAGCAGCGATTTCGCCACCCTGCCCGTCGGCGCCGGTGAGAAATTCATTGCAGCGCTTCGCCAGGGAAAGATCGACGCCGGCATGACCACGGAACCGACCCTGTCGCGCCTCACCGCCTATGGTGACGCCAGCATTCTCGTCGATCTGCGGAGCGTCGCCAGTACCGAAACAGTGCTCGGCGGCACTTATCCCGGCGCCTGCCTCTACATGCCGAAAGCATGGGTCGACAAGAACCGGGACGCGGTGCAGAAGATCGTCACCGCCTTCGTCAAGACCTTGCGCTACATCGACACGCACGAGGCCCGCGAGATCGCCGAAAAAATGCCTCCAGAATATTACGGCGAGGAAAAGCTGCTCTACATCGAAGCGTTGAAAGCAGGCAAATCGATGTTCACCGCCGACGGAATGATGCCGGAAAACGGCCCACCGACAGTGCTTCGCATCCTGCGCGAATTCGACAAGGCCGTTCAGGGAAAACCGATCAATCTGGCCAACACCTACACGAGCGAATTCGTAAAAGCCGCGCGCCAGGCACTGCCAGAATAG